Proteins from one Methanococcus maripaludis C5 genomic window:
- a CDS encoding HAD family hydrolase — MIDIPNYGKITSKTVVFDLNGTLAVDGLVSEKIKELLKELGKTYKLVVLTADTYGTLEKEFNGLPITVDKIKNEIEKEKAAEKYSPYIGIGNGNNDCLMLEKSELGILIIGEEGASTNALLKSDIVINNIKDAINLLLNEKRIIATLRK; from the coding sequence ATTATTGATATTCCAAATTACGGTAAAATAACTTCTAAAACGGTTGTTTTCGATTTAAACGGGACTTTGGCAGTTGATGGGCTTGTAAGTGAGAAAATAAAAGAACTTTTAAAAGAACTTGGAAAAACTTATAAACTCGTTGTACTTACAGCAGACACTTACGGAACATTGGAAAAGGAATTCAATGGCCTTCCAATTACAGTTGATAAAATCAAAAATGAAATAGAAAAAGAAAAAGCTGCTGAAAAATATTCTCCATATATTGGAATTGGAAACGGAAATAACGACTGCTTAATGCTTGAAAAAAGTGAACTTGGAATATTAATAATCGGAGAAGAAGGGGCGTCAACAAATGCGCTTTTAAAGTCAGATATCGTGATTAATAATATAAAAGATGCAATAAATCTGCTTTTAAATGAAAAAAGAATCATTGCAACTCTTAGAAAATAA
- a CDS encoding nucleotidyltransferase domain-containing protein codes for MDTRIRDFVKTDEGYFAVNTYYHPENSVISFLRYINIDKIGNHILKDYDLNENDIRILNGQKYIKIADSAKAYAILKEYYPEYLFYDDINDVLLHAIPKNNVKEILSPQKRLEEVLNEQNTEAEIKCAKLADTLHDYGIEYKNMGVSGSTVLKLNNENSDIDFVIYGMKNHKNARDILSETFKDGTLEPLSEDFWKKAYAKRIKDGTLTYDEFVWHEKRKLNRGVVDGVMFDLLATRGWDEINEKYGDKKYKNLGFIQIKAKVKDDTFVFDNPAVYKVENVEILNNENNAKVSAFEIEEVVSFTHTYAGSTYNGEKIIVRGKLEEVYGKETYKRVVVGTTREAFNEYVKLDK; via the coding sequence ATGGACACTCGTATTAGGGATTTTGTAAAAACCGATGAAGGTTATTTTGCAGTTAATACTTATTACCACCCGGAAAATTCAGTCATTTCTTTTTTAAGATACATAAATATTGATAAAATTGGAAATCATATCTTAAAAGACTATGATCTCAACGAAAACGACATAAGAATACTGAACGGTCAAAAATACATAAAAATAGCGGACAGCGCGAAAGCCTATGCAATTTTAAAAGAATACTACCCAGAATATTTATTTTATGATGATATAAACGACGTACTCTTGCATGCCATTCCTAAAAACAATGTTAAAGAAATTTTAAGTCCCCAGAAAAGATTAGAAGAAGTTTTAAATGAACAAAATACTGAAGCCGAAATAAAATGTGCGAAATTAGCAGATACGCTTCATGATTACGGAATTGAATATAAAAACATGGGGGTATCTGGATCCACTGTTTTAAAACTAAACAATGAAAATTCAGACATTGATTTTGTAATTTACGGAATGAAAAACCACAAAAATGCAAGAGATATTCTTTCAGAAACTTTTAAAGATGGAACTTTAGAACCGCTCTCAGAAGATTTCTGGAAAAAGGCGTATGCAAAAAGAATAAAAGATGGAACCTTAACTTACGATGAGTTTGTTTGGCATGAAAAGAGAAAATTAAACAGGGGCGTTGTTGATGGAGTAATGTTTGATTTACTTGCAACGAGAGGCTGGGATGAAATAAATGAAAAATATGGGGATAAAAAATACAAAAACTTAGGATTTATCCAGATTAAAGCGAAAGTAAAAGACGATACCTTTGTTTTTGACAACCCTGCAGTATACAAAGTAGAAAATGTTGAAATTTTAAACAATGAAAATAATGCGAAAGTTTCTGCTTTCGAAATTGAAGAAGTGGTATCATTTACCCATACTTATGCAGGATCCACATATAATGGCGAAAAAATAATTGTTCGCGGAAAATTGGAAGAAGTTTACGGAAAAGAAACTTACAAACGAGTTGTTGTTGGAACTACGCGGGAAGCATTTAATGAATACGTAAAACTTGATAAATAA
- a CDS encoding FUN14 domain-containing protein, with translation MDIMQFVPDLGTGFITGFVVGWGIKMAMKVVIALMGLYVFSLIYLSNLGVISINVDALFGLVGSVEGAVMSYGSLAIGLIHSVSLGGGFAAGATVGLKQG, from the coding sequence ATGGACATAATGCAGTTTGTTCCAGACCTTGGAACTGGATTTATAACGGGTTTTGTTGTTGGATGGGGAATTAAAATGGCCATGAAAGTGGTTATTGCATTAATGGGTCTTTATGTATTCAGTTTAATATACTTAAGTAATTTAGGCGTTATTTCAATAAATGTAGATGCATTGTTCGGTCTTGTTGGAAGTGTTGAAGGTGCAGTTATGTCTTACGGAAGTTTAGCTATTGGATTAATTCATTCTGTATCATTGGGCGGCGGATTTGCAGCGGGTGCCACAGTTGGATTAAAACAAGGTTAA
- a CDS encoding cobalt-precorrin-7 (C(5))-methyltransferase — protein sequence MIYIVGIGPGSRDYVTEKAFDTVETSDFVLGSKRSLEIFEINGERVELTVNLKNELYEFLKNYKNSDSKKKVSILSTGDPCFSGLLKTIFSFDFIEQDDFEVVPGISSIQMAAAKAKISWEDYTILTLHGKEENLKKLLDFVKNDEKVIFLPNNLKNDLNYLVENRISTEKEITVLENLSYDNERIITDKISNLLGNNYSYLLVCIIN from the coding sequence GTGATTTATATCGTTGGAATTGGACCTGGAAGCAGGGATTATGTTACAGAAAAAGCATTTGATACAGTTGAAACTTCTGATTTTGTTTTAGGGAGTAAAAGATCCCTTGAAATCTTTGAAATTAACGGAGAAAGAGTAGAGCTCACAGTAAACCTTAAAAACGAACTTTATGAATTTCTAAAAAATTATAAAAATTCAGATTCTAAAAAAAAGGTTTCTATCCTGTCTACAGGAGATCCCTGTTTTAGTGGCCTTTTAAAAACCATTTTTTCATTTGATTTTATTGAACAGGATGATTTTGAAGTGGTTCCAGGAATTTCTTCAATTCAGATGGCGGCTGCAAAAGCCAAAATATCATGGGAAGACTACACCATTCTTACACTACATGGAAAAGAAGAAAATTTAAAAAAACTGTTAGATTTTGTAAAAAATGATGAAAAAGTGATTTTTTTACCAAATAATTTAAAAAATGATCTTAACTATTTAGTTGAAAATAGAATTTCTACTGAAAAAGAAATTACTGTTCTTGAAAATCTTTCTTATGACAATGAAAGAATAATTACAGATAAAATATCAAATTTACTTGGAAATAATTATTCTTATCTTTTAGTCTGCATTATAAACTAA
- a CDS encoding geranylgeranyl reductase family protein, whose product MDFEKYDVVIVGGGPCGFITGENIKNKKVLVLEEHQEIGVPLQCAGLLSKKCINELGNPKGSVNKIGGAHIYSRNSSVTVGNEEIRAEVFERKVMDKDIATRASKNVDVLLKSYGKIKSSNNSSTIWDKTKHKLQIMHMDETFEVSPEVIIGADGIRSTIGRSLNMLDKKREIISGVQIEFVNAEIDDDFVNVFYDKRYSEKFFTWIIPLGNDRVRVGMCDSNNSYKKLMDFLETNKIAKEILKNATPVEFICGAIPIGYSKTVKDNIMLVGDSAGQVKPLSGGGLYYGAKCGKICADTINQYFEGNCDIDFLKNYEKNWKSEIASEIDKNIKIRKILNMLNNDKMDRIFDFINKNNLVDFINENGDMDNPSTVVRPILDRVLFGK is encoded by the coding sequence ATGGATTTTGAAAAGTACGACGTTGTAATTGTTGGTGGCGGACCTTGTGGATTTATCACTGGAGAGAATATTAAAAATAAGAAAGTGCTTGTTTTAGAAGAACATCAAGAAATCGGGGTTCCATTGCAGTGTGCAGGACTTTTAAGTAAAAAATGTATAAATGAACTTGGAAATCCAAAAGGTTCAGTAAATAAAATTGGGGGGGCGCATATTTATTCGAGAAACAGTTCTGTTACAGTTGGAAATGAAGAAATCCGGGCAGAAGTGTTTGAAAGAAAGGTAATGGATAAGGATATTGCAACAAGGGCTTCTAAAAATGTGGATGTATTGTTAAAATCATACGGAAAAATTAAAAGTTCAAACAATTCTTCTACAATTTGGGATAAGACTAAGCATAAATTACAGATAATGCACATGGATGAAACATTCGAAGTTTCTCCTGAGGTAATTATTGGGGCTGATGGAATACGGTCAACAATTGGTAGATCATTGAATATGCTAGATAAAAAGCGAGAAATAATTTCTGGAGTTCAGATCGAGTTTGTTAATGCAGAAATTGATGACGATTTCGTTAATGTATTTTATGATAAAAGGTATTCTGAAAAGTTTTTCACATGGATAATTCCACTTGGAAACGATAGGGTAAGGGTTGGAATGTGTGATTCGAATAATTCTTACAAAAAATTAATGGATTTTTTAGAAACTAATAAAATTGCAAAAGAAATTTTGAAAAATGCAACCCCTGTTGAATTTATTTGCGGTGCAATTCCAATTGGATATTCAAAAACAGTTAAAGACAATATAATGCTTGTTGGAGATTCTGCTGGCCAGGTAAAACCTTTAAGTGGCGGTGGGCTTTATTATGGTGCAAAATGCGGAAAAATCTGTGCAGATACAATAAACCAGTATTTTGAAGGAAATTGTGACATTGATTTTTTGAAAAACTATGAAAAAAACTGGAAAAGCGAAATCGCTTCTGAAATTGATAAGAATATTAAAATTAGAAAAATTTTAAACATGTTAAATAATGATAAAATGGATCGAATTTTTGATTTTATCAATAAAAACAACCTTGTAGATTTTATAAATGAAAATGGGGATATGGATAATCCTTCAACAGTTGTCAGGCCAATTTTAGATAGAGTTCTCTTTGGAAAATAG